The following proteins are encoded in a genomic region of Chryseobacterium cucumeris:
- a CDS encoding carboxypeptidase-like regulatory domain-containing protein translates to MKKNISLFLMLFFTVLTFAQKTVSGKITDDDGVAIPSASVTIEEPGKDAILAYAITNSKGEYKVTFTSAESNVDLKVKAFNQKPLTKQISNSDQTLNFKMQSEATEIKEVQLKTKMITARGDTISYDLKAFNSKNDRTLADVMKKIPGIEVNKDGTILYQGNAINKFYVNGKDLMEGGYGTINNSLPKDAVQKVEVLENHQPVKILQDKVPSDQAAINIKLKNSVTMTGRGEVGVGLEPFLWNVKLTPMFFGQKSQWVVNYKTNNTGEQVENEGNILAFGSSWEGRRSNISQNNWLSVENASTPNLPVKRYLMNNVHYLSANYLTNIDKKKEWELKVNANYTNNAVEREDYNETTYFPTNDRPQQSTVVMSTRNNFYTDKLKGELIFTKNAKKGFFKNTTSFSQFWNADRAFAERAGRSGNQGVESPTSSFQNSLSTIIPWGEKMVNFKSYINYQDDQQTLKVDPASYLQLPYKLPKVNPNDPNEKDKYGIVNFAPGTLALQQFRLKTLDTSHSANISFSKKGWTFTPQVGFDFSTDKLNTNFDGQAIQNPSVPNDVPPNFNDGIYENNLKFTEIVPSASLGVNYKSEAWSIFANFPANFNSIKAEDDLRGVSKSLNKTTFTPNAFIQYSFASFWKASLNGNISNNFGDIQTAYAGYMLLSPRGFNVMDPNNPIPQITSKMAGSRIEYRNPLNNLFFNINYSLSDSKRNLLSSPILDAATGSTLIRYIERENHSKSNRFNVEVGKYFPKFKTNASVSYGNTLTKSDAFLDDTQYLSKNNTQTYGLKFNNTYFSWASVDYTLNLSRNKQDNIGLSSNQSRLGVNTGFNHNLAVYFYPIEDHTIGFNWDQVNTSDGSNKYKNAFYDISYQFSWSKKKIDFEIKWLNIANRKFFETYNINQTTNSSSYTKIQLRPSQVMFTVKFNFK, encoded by the coding sequence ATGAAAAAAAATATTTCTTTATTTCTGATGCTATTCTTTACTGTGCTTACTTTTGCGCAGAAAACGGTTTCAGGAAAGATCACCGATGATGATGGGGTCGCGATACCCAGTGCCAGTGTGACGATCGAAGAGCCCGGCAAAGACGCTATTCTTGCTTACGCTATTACGAACTCAAAAGGAGAATATAAAGTAACCTTCACTTCCGCTGAATCCAATGTGGATCTGAAAGTGAAAGCGTTCAATCAGAAACCTCTTACAAAGCAAATCAGTAACAGCGATCAGACTCTGAACTTTAAAATGCAGTCTGAAGCTACAGAAATTAAAGAAGTACAGCTGAAAACCAAAATGATCACCGCAAGAGGTGACACCATTTCTTATGATCTTAAGGCTTTCAATAGTAAAAATGACCGAACCCTTGCGGATGTAATGAAGAAGATTCCGGGAATTGAAGTAAACAAGGACGGAACAATTCTTTACCAGGGGAATGCCATCAATAAATTTTACGTCAATGGAAAAGACCTTATGGAAGGAGGTTATGGAACCATCAACAACTCTCTTCCTAAAGATGCGGTACAGAAAGTAGAAGTTCTGGAGAACCACCAGCCGGTAAAAATACTTCAGGATAAAGTACCTTCAGACCAGGCAGCCATCAATATTAAACTGAAAAACTCTGTCACCATGACCGGGAGAGGTGAAGTAGGAGTTGGTTTAGAACCTTTCCTCTGGAATGTAAAATTAACCCCCATGTTTTTCGGGCAGAAAAGCCAATGGGTTGTCAATTATAAAACCAATAACACGGGTGAGCAAGTGGAAAATGAAGGGAATATTCTGGCTTTTGGAAGCTCATGGGAAGGAAGAAGAAGTAACATCTCGCAAAATAATTGGCTAAGTGTAGAGAATGCAAGTACACCAAATTTACCGGTGAAAAGGTATTTGATGAATAATGTTCACTATTTATCTGCAAATTATTTAACTAATATTGATAAAAAGAAAGAATGGGAGTTAAAGGTTAATGCAAATTATACAAATAATGCGGTGGAAAGAGAGGATTATAATGAAACAACTTATTTTCCAACTAATGACAGACCCCAACAGTCCACTGTGGTAATGAGTACCAGAAATAATTTTTATACAGATAAACTGAAGGGAGAATTGATCTTTACCAAAAATGCTAAGAAAGGGTTCTTTAAAAATACCACAAGTTTCAGCCAGTTCTGGAATGCAGACAGAGCATTTGCTGAAAGAGCAGGAAGATCAGGAAATCAAGGAGTGGAATCTCCAACATCATCTTTCCAAAACTCATTGAGTACAATTATTCCATGGGGAGAAAAGATGGTAAATTTCAAATCATATATTAATTATCAGGATGATCAGCAGACACTGAAAGTAGATCCGGCAAGTTATTTACAACTGCCATACAAACTTCCAAAGGTAAACCCGAACGATCCCAACGAAAAAGATAAATATGGTATTGTAAATTTTGCACCAGGTACTTTAGCACTACAACAGTTCAGATTAAAAACTTTAGATACCTCACATTCAGCAAATATTAGTTTTTCTAAAAAAGGATGGACATTCACTCCTCAGGTGGGATTTGATTTCTCTACAGATAAGCTAAATACAAACTTTGATGGGCAAGCAATTCAAAATCCTTCTGTGCCGAATGATGTACCGCCAAATTTCAATGATGGTATTTATGAAAACAACCTGAAATTTACAGAAATTGTTCCTTCTGCTTCGCTAGGTGTTAATTATAAATCTGAAGCTTGGAGTATTTTTGCAAATTTTCCAGCAAATTTCAATAGCATTAAAGCTGAAGATGATTTAAGAGGAGTTTCAAAATCACTAAATAAGACAACGTTTACTCCAAATGCTTTTATTCAGTATTCATTTGCTTCATTCTGGAAAGCAAGTTTGAATGGAAACATCAGCAATAATTTTGGAGATATTCAAACGGCTTATGCAGGTTACATGTTATTAAGCCCTAGAGGATTTAATGTAATGGATCCTAATAACCCGATACCTCAAATAACGTCAAAAATGGCAGGATCTAGAATTGAATACAGAAACCCATTAAACAATCTATTCTTTAATATTAATTATTCATTGAGTGATAGTAAAAGAAATTTGCTTTCTTCTCCAATTTTGGATGCAGCAACGGGGTCTACTTTAATCCGATACATTGAAAGAGAAAATCATTCAAAGAGTAATAGATTTAATGTTGAGGTTGGTAAATACTTCCCAAAATTCAAGACCAATGCTTCTGTGAGCTATGGAAATACATTGACAAAAAGTGATGCGTTCTTGGATGACACTCAATATTTGAGCAAAAATAATACTCAGACTTATGGACTTAAGTTCAATAATACCTATTTTAGCTGGGCGAGTGTAGATTATACACTTAATTTATCAAGAAACAAACAAGATAATATAGGCTTGAGTTCTAATCAGAGCAGGCTCGGTGTCAATACAGGATTTAATCACAATCTGGCAGTTTATTTCTATCCTATAGAAGACCATACGATTGGATTCAATTGGGATCAGGTGAATACAAGTGATGGAAGTAATAAATATAAGAATGCGTTCTATGATATTTCTTACCAATTTTCATGGTCTAAAAAGAAAATTGATTTTGAAATTAAATGGTTGAATATTGCTAACAGAAAATTCTTTGAAACCTATAATATCAATCAAACAACAAATAGTTCTTCTTACACGAAAATTCAGCTCCGCCCTAGTCAAGTGATGTTTACTGTAAAATTCAACTTTAAATAA
- a CDS encoding DinB family protein yields MDTLSQLKSELEGEFQTTKKFIELFPEGKNDYAPHEKSMKMMPLATHLVEVFEWPNTILKTSELDFAKGDYKPTILSTRDELMKKLEDDYQSAKTALENSTENDLNPSWTIKNDGHELASWSKYGAIRHALNQITHHRAQLGVYYRLNNIPLPGSYGPSADQQSF; encoded by the coding sequence ATGGACACTTTATCTCAATTAAAATCCGAACTGGAGGGAGAATTTCAAACCACAAAAAAATTTATTGAACTATTCCCTGAAGGAAAAAATGATTATGCTCCACATGAAAAAAGTATGAAAATGATGCCCCTTGCCACCCATCTTGTAGAAGTTTTTGAATGGCCGAACACAATTTTAAAAACTTCTGAACTGGATTTTGCCAAAGGAGATTATAAACCTACCATTCTTTCTACAAGAGATGAACTGATGAAAAAACTGGAAGATGATTACCAGTCAGCAAAAACAGCATTAGAAAACAGTACAGAAAACGATCTGAATCCCAGCTGGACGATTAAAAATGACGGCCATGAGCTGGCAAGCTGGAGCAAATATGGGGCAATACGCCATGCCTTAAACCAGATTACTCATCACAGGGCTCAACTAGGAGTGTATTACAGGCTGAACAATATTCCTTTGCCGGGAAGCTATGGGCCTTCAGCAGACCAGCAAAGTTTTTAA
- a CDS encoding GLPGLI family protein, giving the protein MKKLFSIFLITLFAFAGAQESKETANRFFYELTFKPKKDSARMDKIITILDITPKKSIYQDYTMPAQDSIIKVQIEEMEKTKSFKDMTKLIRWPKFSYKIIKTYPDMKVQYVDRISRNLFSYEDDPKLQWSILPDKQKIGAYNAQKATTEFGGRTWTAWFSSDIPFQDGPYKFKGLPGLIVKIEDGDKNYSWQLSGNKKIENYEELSYADKINAKMGMMSNTVTPTSKEKFLKSYEGYKADPFAESRPYMTAENMSRPMPGTDGTVGDFMKRLEKQVKDFFGSNDNPIEKEQPSDKKKK; this is encoded by the coding sequence ATGAAAAAGTTATTCTCTATATTTTTGATCACTCTGTTTGCTTTTGCAGGCGCTCAGGAGTCGAAAGAAACAGCCAACCGTTTCTTTTATGAACTGACTTTTAAGCCTAAGAAAGATTCAGCAAGAATGGATAAAATCATTACCATTCTTGATATCACGCCAAAAAAATCAATCTATCAGGATTATACAATGCCCGCTCAGGATTCTATCATTAAAGTTCAGATAGAAGAAATGGAGAAAACCAAATCTTTTAAGGATATGACCAAGTTGATTAGGTGGCCGAAATTTTCCTATAAAATTATTAAGACTTATCCTGACATGAAAGTACAGTATGTAGACAGAATCAGCAGAAATCTGTTTTCATATGAAGACGATCCGAAGCTGCAATGGAGTATTCTACCAGATAAACAAAAAATAGGCGCGTACAATGCTCAGAAAGCAACTACTGAATTTGGAGGAAGAACATGGACAGCATGGTTCAGTTCGGATATCCCTTTTCAGGATGGACCTTACAAATTTAAAGGACTTCCAGGGCTGATTGTAAAAATTGAAGATGGTGATAAAAATTACTCATGGCAGTTAAGCGGCAATAAAAAAATAGAAAACTACGAAGAATTATCTTATGCTGATAAGATTAATGCCAAAATGGGAATGATGAGCAATACAGTAACGCCTACATCAAAAGAAAAGTTTCTTAAATCTTATGAAGGATACAAAGCAGATCCTTTTGCAGAATCCCGTCCATATATGACTGCAGAGAATATGAGCAGACCAATGCCAGGAACAGATGGAACTGTAGGTGACTTTATGAAAAGACTTGAAAAACAAGTGAAAGATTTCTTCGGATCTAATGATAATCCAATAGAAAAAGAACAGCCTTCTGACAAGAAGAAAAAATAA
- a CDS encoding ferrous iron transport protein A — MKEKGLHKLSGFPKNKMGKILGYDNDHLKMPNKIIEMGLLPETIFRILYQAPFSGPMYVEFGAEKSRIALREEEGDYIIVEELN, encoded by the coding sequence TTGAAAGAGAAAGGATTACATAAATTAAGTGGATTCCCTAAAAACAAAATGGGGAAGATATTGGGATATGATAACGACCATCTTAAAATGCCCAATAAAATTATTGAAATGGGACTTCTTCCGGAGACCATTTTCAGAATTTTGTATCAGGCTCCGTTCAGCGGGCCAATGTATGTAGAATTTGGAGCAGAAAAAAGCCGGATTGCTCTTCGTGAGGAAGAAGGAGATTACATCATTGTTGAAGAATTGAATTAA
- the feoB gene encoding ferrous iron transport protein B codes for MQENKKKQILLVGNPNVGKSTVFNTLCNKKQKTGNYAGVTVASHSGNYVYKNEEVEVIDLPGSYSVYPSSEDEAIFSKYLIDEQKNYAGVVYILEALSLKRGLLLFQQIQDLGIPMILIVNQIDQAERRGITIDIQKFSEALGIKIIQTNAKEQIGIDTVREAVYNNEFVKTDQVSFETPNEHRDFIQKLAAHKGFDNEYKAWMSLSLGTDLGRISGVMEQLNEPDSKSLVPKRLQVQETVRRYQNVDKILADVISKKAQFKELLTEKLDKVLVHKFWGYVVFLAILLIIFQSVFFLAEYPMSWIEDAFSWLAAFTSEHLPEGPINSLISNGIVPGIGGIVVFAPQIGILLYFLYLLEDSGYMARVVFLMDRLLRPFGLNGKSIVPLVSGTACAIPAVISTRNIENVKERLLTILVTPFMTCSARLPVYSIIIGLIISEGTFLGIKYKALVLMGMYLLGFLVALFSASILKRFIKSKGKTYLVMDLPAYKKPLFGYDFKMVLGKVWEFITGAGKIIFIVSIIIWFLSYFGPSQKTNEFVATDVHLDHSYLAKMGKGIEPVIAPLGYDWKMGVGILTSFVAREVFVGTMSTLYSLEDDAPEVKVIDKMRRDVKPNGEKVFSFATGISVLLFYAFAMQCVSTLAVVYRETKSWKWTSFQVVMMTGLAYFVSMIVYQILK; via the coding sequence ATGCAGGAAAACAAGAAAAAACAGATACTTTTAGTCGGGAATCCTAATGTAGGAAAGTCAACGGTTTTCAACACGCTTTGCAACAAAAAGCAGAAGACCGGTAACTACGCCGGCGTTACCGTTGCAAGTCATTCGGGGAACTATGTTTACAAAAACGAAGAAGTAGAGGTTATTGACCTTCCAGGTTCTTACAGTGTATACCCGAGTTCAGAAGATGAGGCTATTTTTTCCAAATATCTTATTGATGAGCAGAAAAACTATGCAGGAGTTGTTTATATTCTTGAAGCATTAAGTTTAAAAAGAGGACTGCTTCTGTTTCAGCAGATTCAGGATCTTGGAATTCCTATGATATTGATTGTCAATCAGATTGACCAGGCAGAAAGAAGAGGAATCACTATAGATATTCAAAAATTTTCCGAAGCATTAGGGATAAAAATTATTCAGACCAATGCCAAAGAACAGATCGGAATTGATACAGTAAGGGAAGCTGTTTATAATAACGAGTTTGTAAAAACAGATCAAGTTTCTTTCGAAACCCCGAATGAACACAGAGATTTTATTCAGAAACTGGCGGCACATAAAGGTTTCGATAATGAATATAAAGCCTGGATGAGCCTTTCATTGGGAACTGATCTTGGAAGAATCAGCGGAGTAATGGAACAGCTGAATGAACCGGATTCTAAAAGCTTAGTACCGAAAAGGCTGCAGGTTCAGGAAACCGTAAGAAGGTATCAGAATGTGGACAAAATTCTGGCTGATGTCATCTCTAAAAAGGCTCAGTTCAAAGAATTATTAACCGAAAAACTGGATAAAGTTTTAGTTCATAAATTCTGGGGTTATGTAGTCTTTTTAGCAATTCTGCTGATTATTTTCCAAAGTGTTTTCTTCCTTGCAGAATATCCGATGAGCTGGATTGAAGATGCATTCTCCTGGCTGGCTGCATTTACCAGCGAACATCTTCCTGAAGGCCCCATTAATTCATTGATTTCAAATGGAATTGTTCCTGGTATAGGAGGAATTGTGGTTTTTGCACCACAGATCGGAATTCTTTTGTATTTCCTTTACCTGCTCGAAGATTCAGGATATATGGCAAGAGTAGTATTCCTGATGGACAGACTGCTGCGCCCCTTCGGACTTAACGGTAAAAGTATAGTTCCGCTTGTATCAGGAACTGCCTGTGCAATTCCTGCGGTGATTTCTACAAGAAACATTGAAAATGTAAAAGAAAGATTGCTGACCATACTCGTAACACCATTCATGACATGTTCTGCGAGACTTCCGGTATACAGTATTATCATCGGACTGATTATTTCAGAAGGAACATTTTTAGGAATAAAATATAAGGCACTGGTATTGATGGGGATGTATCTTCTTGGCTTCCTGGTCGCTTTATTCTCCGCATCAATTCTCAAAAGATTTATTAAAAGCAAAGGAAAAACATATCTCGTAATGGATCTTCCTGCTTATAAAAAGCCGCTTTTCGGATATGATTTTAAAATGGTTTTAGGAAAAGTATGGGAATTCATTACGGGAGCCGGAAAAATAATTTTCATCGTAAGTATCATTATCTGGTTTTTAAGCTATTTCGGGCCAAGCCAAAAAACAAATGAGTTTGTAGCCACAGACGTTCACCTGGATCATTCTTACCTTGCTAAAATGGGTAAAGGAATAGAACCTGTAATTGCTCCTCTTGGTTACGACTGGAAAATGGGTGTAGGAATTCTTACAAGTTTCGTGGCAAGAGAAGTCTTTGTGGGAACAATGTCTACGCTCTATAGCCTGGAAGATGATGCTCCGGAAGTGAAAGTAATTGATAAAATGAGAAGAGATGTAAAACCCAACGGAGAAAAAGTCTTCAGTTTTGCAACCGGAATTTCGGTGCTTCTTTTCTACGCATTTGCAATGCAGTGTGTTTCTACACTTGCAGTAGTCTACAGAGAAACCAAAAGCTGGAAATGGACCAGTTTTCAGGTAGTCATGATGACAGGTTTGGCATATTTTGTGTCGATGATAGTATATCAGATTTTAAAGTAA
- a CDS encoding DUF4421 family protein: protein MNFLKAGSLIVFSLLGIFGKAQTDTINTKSYADKVMIRVNLDTNIESYVFSSGEGKNAFNMDLSINNKTKTSFSIDYRIISVTISFAPRFLEGNNDDEMKGRSSYSDLSFRFFPGRFIQNVYYKNVKGFYVENMKELSPEWQEGRDTYIQFPDLRVQTFGGSTSYVLNKNFSARSIYTQGEWQKKSRGSWVPFIDYDLTIFRNTIDGVKSKNTQYNIGGNIGYFYNWVIGKKVNISPHLAVGIGGKFSSYRELDNGSTKQNAQYATIRMQGGLHVGYNTDRFLFGGKINFKSYAYDQKNSQSVENNNLYGLLYIGYRFAPPKIVKNTYDKVQKKIPVL, encoded by the coding sequence TTGAACTTTTTAAAAGCAGGATCATTAATAGTATTTTCTTTACTGGGCATTTTCGGAAAGGCACAAACAGATACCATAAATACCAAGTCTTACGCAGACAAGGTAATGATTCGTGTGAATCTTGACACCAATATTGAAAGCTATGTTTTCTCATCAGGAGAAGGTAAGAATGCGTTCAATATGGACCTGTCTATCAACAATAAAACGAAAACATCGTTTTCAATTGATTATAGAATAATAAGTGTGACAATATCATTTGCTCCCAGATTTTTAGAGGGAAATAATGATGATGAAATGAAAGGGAGAAGTTCTTACTCCGACTTAAGCTTCAGATTTTTTCCGGGAAGATTTATCCAAAATGTTTATTATAAAAATGTAAAAGGCTTTTATGTGGAAAACATGAAAGAATTATCTCCGGAATGGCAGGAAGGAAGAGATACATACATTCAGTTTCCTGATTTAAGGGTACAAACCTTTGGCGGGTCTACATCCTATGTTCTCAATAAAAATTTTTCAGCAAGAAGTATCTATACACAAGGAGAATGGCAGAAGAAAAGCCGCGGAAGCTGGGTACCGTTTATAGATTATGATCTTACTATTTTCAGAAATACTATTGACGGAGTTAAAAGCAAGAATACACAATATAATATAGGAGGCAATATTGGATATTTCTATAATTGGGTTATTGGAAAAAAAGTAAATATTTCACCTCATCTGGCTGTTGGGATTGGAGGTAAATTCTCCAGTTACAGAGAGCTTGATAACGGATCAACAAAACAAAATGCCCAATATGCAACTATAAGAATGCAGGGCGGTCTTCATGTGGGTTATAATACTGACCGGTTTCTGTTCGGAGGTAAAATAAATTTTAAAAGCTATGCCTACGATCAGAAAAACAGCCAGAGTGTAGAGAATAATAACCTTTATGGACTGTTATATATAGGGTATCGTTTTGCGCCACCGAAAATTGTGAAAAATACCTATGATAAAGTCCAAAAAAAGATTCCGGTTTTATAA
- the glmM gene encoding phosphoglucosamine mutase, which yields MSLIKSISGIRGTIGGKVNDNLTPLDVVKFASAFGTWLQNNKNKKDLTLIIGRDARISGQMVSSLVTATLQGLGINVIDLGLSTTPTVEVMVPELNADGGIILTASHNPKQWNALKLLNEKGEFISGENGAEVLALAESEDFNYAEVDDLGKYETRDDAFDIHIQQILDLPMVDVDAIKAKNFKVVLDAVNSTGGIAIPMLLDKLGCETVKLYCEPTGHFPHNPEPLKEHLGDICELVKKENADLGIVVDPDVDRLALIDEKGEMFGEEYTLVAVADYLLKHKNGVAVSNLSSSRALRDVAQTHNSEYFASAVGEVNVVTLMKEKNAVIGGEGNGGIIYPDLHYGRDSLVGVALFLTHLAKENKTVSELRAGYPGYFMGKKKIELTPEIDVDAILSKMEQEYKNEEVSTVDGVKIDFENNWVHLRKSNTEPIIRIYTEAQSQEEADQLGDDIIAKIKSLI from the coding sequence ATGTCATTAATAAAATCTATTTCCGGAATTCGCGGAACCATTGGTGGTAAAGTAAATGATAACTTAACACCGCTGGATGTTGTAAAATTCGCATCCGCTTTCGGAACCTGGCTTCAAAATAATAAAAACAAAAAAGATCTTACTCTTATCATTGGAAGAGATGCCAGAATTTCCGGCCAAATGGTTTCTTCCTTAGTTACAGCTACATTACAGGGATTGGGGATTAATGTGATAGATCTTGGCCTTTCTACAACTCCGACTGTTGAAGTAATGGTGCCTGAGCTGAATGCAGACGGAGGAATTATCCTTACCGCTTCTCATAATCCAAAACAATGGAATGCCCTTAAATTATTAAACGAAAAAGGAGAATTCATCAGCGGTGAAAACGGTGCTGAAGTTCTGGCTCTTGCAGAAAGTGAAGACTTCAACTATGCAGAAGTTGATGATCTTGGAAAATATGAAACAAGAGACGATGCTTTCGATATCCATATTCAGCAGATCCTGGATTTGCCAATGGTAGATGTGGATGCCATCAAAGCGAAGAACTTTAAGGTTGTTCTGGATGCGGTAAACTCTACAGGAGGGATTGCTATTCCAATGCTTTTGGATAAATTAGGTTGTGAAACCGTTAAATTATATTGTGAGCCAACAGGCCACTTCCCACACAACCCTGAGCCTTTAAAAGAACATTTGGGAGATATCTGCGAATTGGTGAAGAAAGAAAATGCAGATTTGGGAATCGTTGTAGATCCGGATGTAGACAGATTGGCCCTGATTGATGAAAAAGGAGAAATGTTTGGGGAAGAATACACCCTGGTTGCCGTTGCAGATTACTTACTGAAACATAAAAATGGAGTAGCTGTTTCTAATCTTTCTTCAAGCCGTGCTCTGAGAGATGTGGCACAGACTCACAACTCAGAATACTTTGCGAGCGCTGTAGGAGAAGTAAATGTAGTTACTCTGATGAAAGAGAAAAATGCTGTCATTGGAGGAGAAGGAAATGGAGGAATTATCTACCCTGATTTACATTACGGAAGAGATTCTTTAGTGGGGGTTGCACTGTTCTTAACGCATCTAGCCAAAGAAAATAAAACTGTCTCTGAACTGAGAGCAGGATATCCGGGCTATTTCATGGGTAAAAAGAAAATAGAGCTGACACCGGAGATTGATGTAGATGCTATCTTAAGCAAAATGGAGCAGGAATACAAGAATGAAGAAGTTTCTACAGTAGATGGTGTAAAAATAGACTTTGAAAACAACTGGGTTCACCTTAGAAAATCCAATACAGAGCCAATCATCAGAATTTATACTGAAGCTCAATCTCAGGAAGAAGCCGATCAGTTGGGAGATGATATCATTGCTAAAATCAAGAGTTTAATCTAA
- a CDS encoding Crp/Fnr family transcriptional regulator: MFEHIKDRFPFPKEKWRKFLGSFQRMEVPAKTLLLKEGEVSCNAYYIEKGMVRAWYNNDGKDVTFQFFLESTMFSSLESFKKGLPSMVSFETIEPCILYRINKPDVEAFLEEVYENPELRNFFMDALFERVFDYMKHFFSFIKDSPQQRYLNLVRQKPEIIKRVPQHYIASYLGITTVHLSRIKSKILKERLK, translated from the coding sequence ATGTTTGAACATATCAAAGACAGATTTCCTTTCCCCAAAGAAAAGTGGAGAAAATTCCTGGGCAGTTTCCAGCGTATGGAAGTCCCTGCCAAGACTTTGCTTTTAAAAGAAGGTGAAGTTTCCTGCAATGCCTATTATATTGAAAAAGGCATGGTAAGAGCCTGGTACAATAACGACGGAAAAGATGTTACCTTCCAGTTTTTTCTTGAAAGTACCATGTTTTCATCCCTTGAAAGTTTTAAAAAAGGCCTGCCGAGTATGGTGTCATTTGAGACCATAGAACCGTGTATTTTATACAGAATCAACAAACCTGATGTGGAAGCCTTCTTAGAAGAAGTTTATGAAAATCCAGAGCTTAGAAATTTCTTTATGGATGCTCTTTTTGAAAGAGTATTCGATTATATGAAACATTTCTTTTCATTCATTAAAGACTCACCACAGCAGCGATACCTGAACCTTGTCAGGCAAAAACCGGAAATTATCAAAAGAGTTCCGCAGCATTATATAGCTTCCTATCTTGGGATTACAACCGTACATCTCAGCAGAATCAAAAGTAAAATATTGAAAGAAAGATTGAAATAA
- a CDS encoding zinc-binding alcohol dehydrogenase family protein: MKAAVVFEKGSIPQYADFPPPEVKDNEILISVKAASIKNLDRARAGGNHYSTENQEHQPTVIGTDGAGYLQNGDKVYFFSKKGTVAEKAVADKKMIIPIPEKLDFSLAAALPNAIMGSAMALKFKAGLQPGNTVLINGATGITGKIAVQVARIYGAGKIIVTGRNEESLQSLLELGADEVISLRLEDDDCKQKIKEIHMETPIDIIIDYIWGHSVEVILSALKGDGTFSHKTKLITIGGMSGDIVQLSSQILRGTDIQISGSGLGSWTKEESHLLFSKIIPEMFQAATEGKIKMETQDVDIKNIETVWNAEIQSGKRLVIRI, encoded by the coding sequence ATGAAAGCAGCAGTAGTATTTGAAAAAGGAAGTATTCCACAATATGCAGATTTTCCGCCCCCTGAAGTAAAGGACAATGAAATTTTGATTTCTGTAAAAGCAGCGTCGATTAAAAACCTCGACAGGGCCAGAGCAGGTGGAAATCACTATTCAACTGAAAACCAGGAACACCAGCCGACAGTTATCGGAACAGATGGAGCAGGATATCTTCAAAACGGAGATAAAGTGTATTTTTTCAGCAAAAAAGGAACCGTAGCGGAAAAGGCAGTGGCTGATAAAAAAATGATCATTCCCATTCCTGAAAAACTGGACTTTTCTTTGGCGGCCGCATTACCCAATGCAATAATGGGATCCGCAATGGCCTTAAAATTCAAAGCAGGATTGCAACCGGGAAATACTGTACTGATTAACGGAGCAACTGGAATTACAGGGAAAATTGCCGTTCAGGTGGCCAGAATATATGGAGCAGGTAAAATTATTGTTACCGGTAGAAATGAAGAATCTCTGCAGTCTTTGCTTGAATTAGGTGCCGATGAGGTGATTTCGCTCAGGCTGGAAGATGATGATTGTAAGCAGAAAATAAAAGAAATTCATATGGAAACTCCTATAGATATTATTATAGACTATATCTGGGGGCATTCTGTAGAAGTTATACTATCAGCTCTTAAAGGAGACGGAACTTTTTCGCATAAAACAAAACTCATAACAATAGGAGGAATGAGCGGTGATATCGTTCAGCTGTCTTCACAGATCCTAAGAGGAACCGATATTCAGATTTCAGGATCAGGATTGGGAAGCTGGACTAAAGAAGAATCTCACCTCCTGTTCTCAAAAATCATCCCTGAAATGTTTCAGGCAGCAACAGAAGGAAAAATTAAAATGGAAACACAGGATGTTGATATTAAAAATATCGAAACTGTATGGAATGCTGAGATACAAAGTGGAAAACGCCTGGTCATAAGAATTTAA